Proteins found in one Plasmodium relictum strain SGS1 genome assembly, chromosome: 13 genomic segment:
- the HRD1 gene encoding ERAD-associated E3 ubiquitin-protein ligase HRD1, putative, with protein MEINMRLYIFLSHLGLAFILMYSFIKYGEFYSSVVYLSTEKFPRTIIYNFLLMIFIVLCKLLLNVFIGELRYLEIEQLIDNARAFIMDTILFLVLSKPTINGKEVSSIILIKYLSIIVILKAYHLVLYSRVSHIFELGVPRTRVLVKLFIFMCLLSVANLTMFTYFYKYSLKNSTMYLWLFFESLSIFESCQISIFKFFVNIIDLRSPNGLSSKATILFFLDILHDVMSLIIFLVFILVFILNNFSNLPLHMTADIIHVVKTLISRFKSFQRYRELTKNIESKFIDATEEELREVGTCIICRDDLKEGSKKLSCSHIFHVECLKSWFIQQQTCPICRTEIRPYTGAKNSQNETNENEKKEEKLNQLSVTEIIHRAPFLPNEDSLHLNDIYPIDNFNSKEENCDYFKQNIDVKEQIKILSDICDYYRELCLSCLKEIDKINHTAVPANVMLRNIYGSLNYNILNNTEENEVQKYINKISHIPQMNGFKNYLEKILITDMKYAKDICALM; from the exons atggaGATAAATATGAgattatacatatttttaagtCACTTAGGATTagcttttattttaatgtattcttttattaaatatggAGAATTTTATTCATCAGTAGTTTATTTATCTACGGAAAAGTTCCCTAGAAct ataatttataattttttattaatgataTTTATAGTATTGTGTAAGTTATTattaaatgtttttattgGAGAATTAAGATATTTAGAAATAGAACAATTAATAGATAATGCAAGAGCTTTTATAATGGATACAATTTTATTCTTGGTCTTATCAAAACCTACTATAAATGGAAAAGAAGTTTcttcaattattttaattaaatatttatctaTTATTGTTATTCTTAAGGCATATCACTTGGTTTTATATTCTCGAGTTTCTCat atatttGAATTAGGTGTACCAAGAACTAGAGTTTTAgttaaactttttattttcatgtGTTTACTTTCAGTAGCTAACTTAACTAtgtttacatatttttataaatattccTTAAAAAATTCCACTATGTATCTTTGGCTTTTTTTTGAGAGTTTAAGTATATTTGAATCCTGCCAAATatcaatatttaaattttttgtaaatatcaTTGATTTAAGATCCCCTAATGGACTGTCTTCTAAAGCAAccattttgttttttcttgATATATTACATGATGTTATGAGccttattatatttttagtttttattttagtatttattttaaataattttagtaATTTACCACTTCACATGACAGCAGATATTATACATGTTGTGAAAACACTAATATCTAGATTTAAATCATTTCAGAGATATAGAGAACTAACAAAAAACATAGAAAGTAAATTTATTGATGCAACTGAAGAAGAATTAAGAGAAGTTGGCACCTGTATAATATGTAGAGATGATTTAAAAGAAGGATCTAAAAAGTTATCATGCTCTCACATATTTCATGTGGAATGTTTAAAATCATGGTTTATACAACAACAAACATGTCCGATATGTAGAACTGAAATTAGGCCTTACACAGGTGCGAAAAATAGTCAAAATGAAAccaatgaaaatgaaaaaaaagaagaaaaattaaatcagCTCAGTGTGACAGAAATAATTCATAGAGCACCCTTTTTACCTAATGAGGATTCTTTACATTTAAACGATATATATCCAATAGATAATTTTAACTCAAAAGAAGAAAACTGCGATTAttttaaacaaaatattGATGTAAAggaacaaataaaaatattgagtGATATA tgtGATTATTATAGAGAGTTATGTTTATCTTGCTTAAAAGAAATTGATAAAATTAATCATACAGCTGTACCTGCAAATGTAATgttaagaaatatatatggttctttaaattataatatattaaataatacagAAGAAAATGAggttcaaaaatatataaataaaatatcacATATTCCTCAAATGAATGGTTTTAAGAATTATTTagagaaaattttaattacgGATATGAAATACGCAAAAGACATTTGTGCattaatgtaa